A genome region from Taeniopygia guttata chromosome 5, bTaeGut7.mat, whole genome shotgun sequence includes the following:
- the LOC115495360 gene encoding uncharacterized protein, which yields MQSGRTGTGEMRPGSGTGEMRSGRGRAPAPGRRARGAAGQRHRGDALGARPGTGTGETRSGRGRAAAPGRRGPGDLGPQQPPQQARPRSNGPVTGAAVRQRPLRSAPKRTPRPRHRCEGSAVLARIPPLKIPPASAPHFRRGSCGSARKEGFL from the exons ATGCAGTCCGGCCGCACCGGCACCGGGGAGATGCGGCCGGGCAGCGGCACCGGGGAGATGCGCTCGGGGCGCGgccgggcaccggcaccggggaGACGCGCTCGGGGCGCGGCCGGGCAGCGGCACCGGGGAGATGCGCTCGGGGCGCGgccgggcaccggcaccggggaGACGCGCTCGGGGCGCGGCCGGGCAGCGGCACCGGGGAGACGCGGGCCCGGCGATCTCGGCCCGCAGCAGCCGCCTCAGCAGGCGCGGCCCCGCTCGAACGGCCCCGTCACGGGAGCCGCGGTCCGGCAGCGCCCGCTCCGTTCCGCTCCGAAACGAACTCCTCGGCCACGCCACCGTTGTGAGGGATCCGCTGTTTTAGCGAGAATCCCTCCCTTGAAAATCCCTCCCGCATCCGCGCCTCACTTTCGGAGAGGCTCGTGTGGCTCGGCGAGGAAGGAGGG GTTTTTGTGA